The genomic DNA ttatgcatcagaagattggagactgttgagaattaggcttgtggtggattaatgattgtgcattgagcattgaccccccatacagaattttattgttgttaacaaccatttgatcaataaatatgagagatgccctcacaaaaaatatatatatatatatataaacacacttccaattgtaaaataaataagtaaccaggatgtaatgtatagcataaggaatatagtcaaaatattgtaacaacttggtatagtgatagctggtacctagaattttcatgtatataaatattgaatcactgtgttgtacacctgaaactaatgtaatactgtgtgtcaactacctttcaagaaaaaataattatccaggaaaaaaaaaaaagaaagcctccCCCAATTCAGGTTAGTGACCAGAAACTGCGTTAAAAGTGAAGGGAGGTATGGAGGTAGGCTGAGGATACAAAATCCCTGCggctggagaggagagagcttgGCATTGTGGAAGGCCTGAATGATCATAAACTTGAGGGTGTGGGACTCCGGAACTGAGCCTGGGGTGTGAGCAGGAACTACAGCAGCGTGGTTTAGGTCCTGGAAAGGGCAGTGGAAAGTCATGAAGATTCTAAGCGGAACATTGAGACACAATCAGAATCTCATTACCAAATATCATACTGGGAGAATGCACATGAAAGGGTAAAGCACAGAGGCAGGGAACCTGTCGGGAACAAGCGCAGTGATCCCTAGACAGGTTCAAGGATGTGTCATGGGAATGGGTTAATGAGGTAGTGGTGTTTGGGGGAAAGAAACCAAGGATATGAAAACCCAGATTATCAATGTGCCATTCCCGTGGATACTAAAATCTCCCACCAGGATTATGGGTGACCAAATAACAGAGGCGATATTAACCAAGTCATTATTTAATGAAAGAGAACAACCAGGAGAGATAGCAGTAACTGGGGTGATAGGGATGCTATGCCTGGATGACATAAACCTCAAAAATACCTGTCTGTACTTGCTTGCCAGACTGTTTTACAAGAGCTGGAAGTTGCATTTGGGAACAAGGATGGTGAACTCACTGCCAAAACAGAGGCAGAAGTGTGTAAGAAAATTAGTGGTCCCCACTTAGTAGGAAGTATAACACTTTTGCCAGAATAAAAATGGGAATCATGAGAGCATGAGCTTCATATGCATTTTGTAGACATTATATGAGAGAGTTTATGTGCAGTTTTTTCTCAGACGCTCAAGGTACCATTGAGTTAAGAGGTGATCACACAGGACCTACTCATATTATTAAGATTTCtattaatacaaaacattcagacAAAGATTGTTCACAACTGTTTTGCCCAAAGCATCATCCTGTACCCTCTGTGGAATCTTCCTCTGCAATCCTGCAGCTGCTCTTCCTCACCTGCAGATCCTGTTCCCCTCCCACCCATGGAGCAGGGATGAGAGAAAGGTTGGGGGCTAGGTGGGAGGGGCATCTCCACTTTCTGTCCTTTCTTTTAAGAGCTATCTTCTAAGAATATTCAAGATTAATATTTGGCAGAGGAAACATGGAATCATCAAGTATGACATAGAGCAGAAGCCACTTAGGAGAAACATTAAGGTGGACTCCCCCCAGGGACCATAAGTTTAACCCTAAGCCTCCACCTACCCACCCAACAACACAGGCCCATAGTCTTCTAAACCCTGGTCATTCACAGCATCTCTTAAAGCTGACCCAACACCTGGTCCcagtcctgcccatggcctcccACTGAGAATTAGTACTCTATAACTTAGATCCAACCTCAACCGCAGCACTCTCACGTTTTATCATATCTGTATTTCAAATTCATTTCATCATCACACTAAGAGCCTGGTAAATACTCAGGatgaggaagaaaataatgaagaaaaggaagacaAATGCGATTTTTGTTTGTTCTATGCTTATTCACAGCAGTAGTCCACCCTATAAGAGTAACTATGCTTTCCAGAGCATCTGCACAGGGTTCATAATATCACCAGCTGAAATTACAACATTAAAAAGCCTAAATTAGGTAATATTAGCCATGATGACAGCAGCAAAAACAGCAGAGTTAATAGTGATTGTGATTGTGATGGTAGTTTTGTGATGTTTCATTTCTTCGGTAGTTATTATTGAATGCCTGTGTTACATTCTGGAGATTTATGTATTCAGTTAATCAAAACACACATATGTCAATGTGACTAATGAGAAAATATGTTAATTTGACACAGTCCATTAAAATCATGAGATTTATTTAttaagcaaacatttactgacaGCCAATCACATGCAAGCACAATTCTAAAAATACAATACAATTCACCATTTATAGGGATGGGTGACAGAGATCGTTCAACCAATCATTACTGATATAATTACGAAGTGTGGTAGATAATGAAAAATATACACAGAGTTCTGAGTTCATTAAACAAGTGACCTGATCCAGTTAGAAAAGTCTTCTTTAGGGAGGTGAGGTTTGAACTGAGGTTCAAGATGAACAGGAATGGCAAGGATAAGACGAGGGAGGTGCATTCCCATTAGGATGAACCCAACTGCCTATGGCTAGAGGAAACATGGACACTTAAGGAACTGAAGAAGGGCATTTATGTATATTATGAATACGGAACACTCAACACTACATGTATAGCAAGTGCCAACAGTAGGAACGGGAAGAGAACAACCAAGAGGGttaggaaggaaaacagaaaatgacaCAAGAATTAGAACAATAATTATTAGAAGTCTCCATACCTGAAGACTAaaattgaagaaataaaacaattatcaTTACTCTCAGAggtcaaaaatacataaaactgtaGAAGCTATAGAGGGTCATCCATCTCAAAAACAGGCTGAAAAAGCACATGAAATAAAGAAACCAGCTTCATTTGCATTGCTGGAGTCAGAtggaaaatgaacattttaaagagTTTCTCTCATGAACTTGAAATTCTAAAGTATCTCCTTAGTTTGCCACCGCTGTTTCTGTGATGCCAAAGTTGTGGTGCTAGAGAGGGCCCACCCAGCACAACAGACTGGCTATGTGTCAgtgtggtggtggttacaggtAGCCCATGTTTTCTTATGTTCAAAATAGCCACAGTTCATCTCTTGCTGATCTCCTAAACCGCCTGATCCAGGTCCATCAAGGTCCTCATTGCTTCTCCTTTATCTGATGCATTTATCTTATCAATGTAAGTAAATcataaacttttagaagaaaaaggtATCAAAAGAATTTCTGGCTAATTAATCACCTGAGATACCCCAGCCCTTCTCAGTTTTCCAACCCAACATGTAAATATTATGCCAGAGAAGAGGTTTCCCAACTCCCAAACACTCAGGATAACTTCATGTGCTTTCTCTTCTTCGGTGGTCCCACCAGATAAATGACCTGGGTGGTGGGGCTTCCGTACCAAGGAGAAGGTCACCCTGGCCCCTAAGCTCAAGCTGATGAGAACCATACTCAAGTGGGATCAATCCTCTTGGGTCTTAGAATTTTAAACACTTGCTCCCGGATCTGCTTGGTCTTGACCCCATAGACAATGGGGTCCAGTGCAGGGGGAAAGAGCAAGTAGAGACTGGCAAGGATGACCTTGGCAGCAGAGGCCACCGGTGGGCCGAAGCGCTGCATGACCACGGAAAGAAAGCCTGGTCCATAGAAGAAAAAGATGACACAGATGTGAGCCATACATGTGCTGCCTGCTTTGGCACGTGCCTTGGGTGAAGGAAAATGAATCACAGTCCTCACGATCTGCCAGTAGGAGTAGAGGATAAAGGCCACATCTCCCACACCAACAAAGATTGCCACAGCAAAGGCATAGAGGTTATCCACAGCGGTGGCCCCACAAGCCAGCTTTACCACTGCCATATGCTCACAGTAGGTATAGGCAATTGTGTGGGAGCCACAGTAGGGCAGCCGATGAGCCAGGCTTGGAAAGGAGATGGTCAACCCCACACCTCGAAGCACTACCATGCCTCCAATCTTGACAACAACAACTGGGGTAAGAATGGTGGGGTAACGCAATGGGTCACAGATGGCCACAAGGCGATCCAAGGCCATGGCCACCAGCACTCCCGACTCCATGGCAGAGAATGCATGGACGAAGAACATCTGCAAAAAACAGGAGTGGGAGCTGATGGCTGTAGCATCAAACCAGAAGATGGCGAGCATCTTGGGCAGAGTGGACAGGGAGAGGACCAGGTCAACAAAGGAGAGCAtggcaagaaagaaaaacatgggCTGGTGAAGGCTACATTCTGTCCAGGTGAGAAAAAGCAGGATGCCATTCCCAGTCACTGCCAGGAAGAACATGAAGCAAAAGGGAAGTGAGATCCAAATGTGGGCAGCAGTCAGTCCTGGGATGCCAGCCAAGAAGAAAGTACGTGGGAAAAGATGAGAATTATTGGAAAGAactgtgataatcatttcaccTAGAAGCACGAAGGGCCACTGCAAAGAAAGGCAGGAAGGTTAAATTCACTGATGTAGGGATTGCGAGCTCAAGATACATGGTCTCACTACCGTATATCATCACCCATTCCTTCACAGTTCTCAGAAAAtagtcaaaaataatttttattcatatgAAAGCTAAAGAATTTTCTATCATAGCCACATTATTgagaacagaagagaaaataggCAAATTCTCCCTGCAATCCCATTATCCATGTAATTACAAAAAGGGTACAAAATTAGTCAGATCCACCACAGGTATTGTGCCCAATGCCCTTATTTTCTAGGTTAGAATACTGAGGTCTAGAAAGACGTAAATGGCCAAGGGTCACATATCTACTTATTGACAGAATTGGACAAGAGCTCACATCCTCTGATGGCTGAGCAGGGAAGTCACCGTCCTGTCTCCGCGTTGGCAGTGACCGCTGCAGGGCCGAGGGAGAACACCCAGGGCCCTGGGACCATGGGCGGGCAGCAGAGGAATCAAACAGCAGGGCAGAGCAAGAATGATTTGGGGATTACATGTCTCGCCAGCATCCCCCGCAGTACCTCCAGGACCACAATCCTCTCatgtgaaaacaacaacacaaggaCACACAGAGATCTGAGCTCAGGGTCTGAGAGGGCATTGGAGGATAACTGCTCATATTCCCAGCAGAAAAGATGCTGCAGGGTTGATCTCACAGTTTCAGTGAGAGCAAAAGGAGCTCTCTGAGCATGAGGGAAAGGAGAAGTCAGCCCAGGAGCATTCTCCAAGAAAGACCATCACATCTTTAAAATGGCCAAGAACATTTGGGTTTTCTCTCCAAGAGAAACCTCATAATTGTTTCCCATACTTTCAACCACAGCTGCTCAGGGGACTATGTGATGACAGCAGAAACTATAAGAGCTGGAAAGACGGGAGATTGGAGCGGACCTATTGTTCCTGTGTCAGGGAATAAACTCAGGACCAGAGGTCAGGATCCTGATTCAAGATGCTATTTCCGTGACAtgtcagctgtgtgactttaagcAAAGCATAACCATCTTCAGGCCTTTGTTTATTCACACGTAAAATGAGTGTCCTCTAAAATATACCTCAGGATCATTCTGAGAATTCAATGATATATGTGAGAATTCTTTGTCAAATGATCAAAAATAGTAATACTATTTTCACTGAATTATAAGAAATGAGGGATGCATTAGGAAGACTCTGGTTAAGAATGACAGAAACTTCAGAGATTCAGAGACAATGCATGTGACTTGACAAGAGATCCATCCCATGGCAGATGTTCTGCAGTAGTGACATGGAGCCAACCAGCCAAAAATACTACACCCTCCCCAGCATtgctcccttcttcctcccaaaaGCATACAGTACCCCCTGATCCCACAAGCTATGGTGTGGAGTGGGCAGGCATTGAAGCATGTCCAGGAGTGTGGCTCTAACCACATGAGCATCTGCTTCAAATTATCCTCCAAGCTGCCCACCCCTTAAGCCTTAGCCCACACTATGGAACATAACAGCATCTCAGAACAGTGTAAGAAATAATGACACCTGACACCCCAACTATCCCCTCAGGTCCCAACAAATGTTCCTCATTAAAACGCTATGCCTCAAGGAAAAGGCTGACCCAGTAAGCTCAGCAACTCCCCCTCCATTGGGAAGTAGGTAAAGGGCGATAAGGGATCCTAGAACCAGAAGAATCCAGGTTCCCTATGACTCACCCTGTGGGCTTCAAAAAGGCACAGATTTATAAATAGCATCCTGTTGAGCCAAGAATAGAAGGATATTTTTGCCTGCTTGAGAAGAAGTAATTCTCCCACACCCAATCCCTCCCGTGCCTGTGTTTCTACACCACGAAAGGTCCACACAGACCTCTGATGGTGTATACATCACCAGCACTGGTGGTATTTCCAATTTGCCCTAACCATATCAGCACCACTCACTTCCACCCCAGACGGCCTATCAGATGATCCAGATCTGAGATGGTTGGGGGAAAGCTAATTCGTTGACAGAGCCTGTGCAATCTCTCTCCCATGGACCTACCATTAGCCATTACTCACCAAAGAGCTGCCCTGAATGGCCTACAGTGGGATGAGAAGTTTAGATACTAGTCAGGCCCCTAGGAACAGTGTTTTAATGAGCACCTGTCCAGGCACTGCCTGTAGGGATCCAAAGAGAAACTCCCACCACCCAGATACCAATTAGTACTTCTGCCTCCTCTTCAAACAAAGGTCTAACAAGCTCTCTTCTGTTTCCTGGGGCCCCAGGGAAGAGCCCCAGCAGGGAATGTTTTGAACAGCATACTCCAGAGTACCACATCAGGAGAGGGCCAGAGCCCTGCAGCTGGAAGCAAGGAGAGGCTTCCTGCCATGGGAGAATGGGACCATCTGAGTTGATGGCCAAGCAAGATCTGATCTagggaggggaagaggagggcATGGAGATGGGGAGGGGAACCACCAGGACTGGCATACATTACCTAGATGACCCCTGTGACATAAGTGGAACCGTGAGaggaacaattaattactaggtGGAAGTCTTTATGAGACGAGAGAACCTGGCCGGGGAATAAGGCTGGAAAAGACGTCAAGTATCTCCTGTGCCTGAACTCAAAATGCCAAGTATAACAGGAGGCCAAGTCCTACAGTTATTGCCATGCATATATTATCACACCTTACTAGTGAAATTACCTACaactcttctcttcttcaccaatctCTGTACATTGGTCTCTCATCTCAGCCACCAAAATCACCCCTGAAAATGATGCCAAATTAATCTATAGTAGGATAGTGAAGAGTATGAAGGATCTGGACATTGCATTACTTTGAGAGGAACTGAAGAAATGCAGCATGCACAGCTTACACTGGAGAATGCTTGTGGTGGCATGCATGATCTTTGTGGATTCTTCAGATCCAGGAAGAAACTCCCCCTGGAGAAAAAGTGATTTGTTTTATGAAGCAAGGTTAAAATAAGAACAAACATATGCAAATTTATAGTTCAGGACTCAGGACGTGGAGTTCATGTCTTCAGAAGGATAATCCCTTATCAGAAAAACAAAGGTCAACACATATCTCTATTAGAGCACAAGGGTGGTTCGGAAAGGTAGGTACCCAGAATCAGTCATTGATTTAGGAAAGCCATGCTCTAAGGTACTGACCCAGCTCTGGAGAGAACACGACATAGCAGGTGTCATTTCTGGTAGAGTCAAGATTATGAACCCTAACATGAAGCACTAAGTCTTCTAACAGAGAAGTCAAGCTTGGTAACAGGAAGCTTAAGATAGATGATGCACATAAGACAGCTGACACCCCTGAAACTGCAGGAGACAGGTGTTATGTTAAAAACACCAGCCCAGAACTGCGTGCAGAAGGAAGCAGCAGGCAAGACAAGCAGCAAGAGCAATATAAAGGCCAGTCCAGGAGGAACTGAGGGGTGAACTGGTAATGGGAACAGGAACTCAGgcccagaaaataaggaaaagtcTAGAACTGGCACGTTAGATCAGTGTGACTATGGACCACCACCCTGAAACTCTGAAACCCTTGCCTAAAGTCAGAAATTATATGAAAACATCAAGAGATTGGAACAAGACTGAAGATCCAAAAACAGTCAAGAGGTTTGGATCAATCATTTAGatcaaaaaaatatttcctgagtCCCTCTTAAGGTTgttgaaagaaaaacagagattttAAACACCATCAAGTGGAAACTACACAGCACACTTAGAGTACCAAAGGCAAAGCAGAGGTATACACAAAGGTCTGTGGCTACACCCTGGGGAGGCAGAAACACCTTGGAGAGGGCATCTAATTATGCCTGTGGGGTCTCAGGGAAGACTTAACACATGAGGCAACACGGAAAAGTTGAAGAGTGGAAAAAGAATATTCTAGAATGACTCACTAGCATAAAAAAAGGACACCAAAACTCACAAATTACAGAATTCTTGATGAACAGTTAAGAGACCACTGATGAGGGAGCAGTGGAGAGGGATAAGATTTGAGAGGGAGACTGGACCCAGACTGCGACCAGTCTGAAGTgctcttccaaaaagcactaagTGTTAATAAGAGGTCAAGGAAGGCAACGTACAAGGAAATTGTTTGAGCAGGGCAGTGGTATCAGTAGGTGAGCGATTTAATCGACTTCTTtcacagtgctctgggcagagaaggagggacataatacagaaGGGGTCCAACTTGGAGTAAACCTGGAAGAGAGCATGGCAATGTGGCAAAAAGCTGGAAATTGAACCCAGTCTTTAGTGGTGAATTCTGTCAAACATTTAAGAGAGCAACAGTAATAATCCTATGCAAACTTTTAGAAAATAGGAGAAGAGGGGCCACTTTCCAACCAACTTTGTGAGGTCAGTATTAAcctgaaaataaaacaagataaagGTACTGCAAGATAGGAAAATCCAGACCAATATTGCTCATGAACAGTGATATGAAAATCCTTAACAGATGATTAGCAAATAATaccaaataatatataaaaaggataatgaGAAGGCAGGGCTTTCCTGAGAATGCAAGATAATTTACCATTCAAAAATAGTTtttcatcacattaacaaaataaaggatgAAGAGAATACATATCACctcaaaagagacaaaaataaaagcattatGCAAAAatcaacattcattcataataaTAGAAAAAACTCTCATACTATAAATAATAGGGAAGATCCCAAACATGAATTTTACAAAGAATATTTATGTAAAAGCAACAGCATGATTACACATAATGGTAAAAGACTAAAGGCTCTCTCCCCAAAATGAGAATTAGGTGAGGaaacccactctcaccacttgtaTTCAGCATTGTGCTGGAGGACCTAACCACtggaagaagacaaaaaaatacagtaaaatcgtgtagattagaaaaaaagaagtaaaaagatgaTCGCTGGCAGCCAAAATGACTGTCATGTAGAAAAGCCTAATATCTGTACTAAGTTAGCAGGTTCACAGGACACAAAGTCAGTACAATATTGAATTCCTGCATTTCTATGGTAGCcatgaaaaactggaaaattaagTTCATAGAACTATTATGTATAATGGCATCAAAACATATAAAATACTCAGGGATAAATTTGATAAAATAAGTCCCTACAcgaaaaattagaaaacactgCTGAGAGACATTACTAAAGACTTATATTAATGGAGAGAAATGTTATGTTTATGTATTGGAAAACTCAATATTATTGAGATATCTAGTCTCCCCAGACCGATCTATAAATATGATGCAAGTCCAGTCAAACTCCCAGTAGGCATTTTTGGTTGTAAAAATTGGAAGCTAATTCTCAAACTTATATGAAATGCAAAGacccaaaagaacaaaaactattTTGGAAATTATCAAAGTTGGaagatttatattattttaattcaagACTTACCATAAATCTTCAAAATCAAGACAGTGTAATATTGGCATAAGGGCACATATATAGACAAATGGACCAGAAAAGAGGGTTCAGAATACCCCCACATACATAGTCGATTTATGTTTTTAACTCAAGTGTGACTGTAACGCAATGGGAAAGGGATAAAATTTTCAATAACGGAAATtaaacaactggatatccatatatGAAAACATAAACTGAGACCCTTACCTTACATctataaaaattaacttgaaatctCCAGCTGGGCCGGGGTCCCGCTGAACTGCCCACGGTAGAGGCCAGCCCGCTACAGCAGCCAGTTTTTCCCTCTTTGCCCCAGTGTGCTACGTGCAGTTCCTCAAAGAAGGGCACCAACACAGCTGGCGTTTCCAGCTAATGAGGCCCACATGCACCTGACACAACTGCCGCCCCTCCCCGCACGGCGGTCGACGGCGAGTGCGGGATGCTCCCCACAGATACCTCTTCCCAAGGCCCATTTCGTCCATCTCCTGGCTTGTTCGCCAATTGTTGATCAGAAAACCAGCCACCGTAAGAAAGGTAAGGAAAGACG from Manis pentadactyla isolate mManPen7 chromosome 9, mManPen7.hap1, whole genome shotgun sequence includes the following:
- the LOC118933028 gene encoding olfactory receptor 52K1-like, encoding MIITVLSNNSHLFPRTFFLAGIPGLTAAHIWISLPFCFMFFLAVTGNGILLFLTWTECSLHQPMFFFLAMLSFVDLVLSLSTLPKMLAIFWFDATAISSHSCFLQMFFVHAFSAMESGVLVAMALDRLVAICDPLRYPTILTPVVVVKIGGMVVLRGVGLTISFPSLAHRLPYCGSHTIAYTYCEHMAVVKLACGATAVDNLYAFAVAIFVGVGDVAFILYSYWQIVRTVIHFPSPKARAKAGSTCMAHICVIFFFYGPGFLSVVMQRFGPPVASAAKVILASLYLLFPPALDPIVYGVKTKQIREQVFKILRPKRIDPT